A window of Shewanella mesophila contains these coding sequences:
- a CDS encoding winged helix-turn-helix domain-containing protein, which produces MSDVVSKQKKAFLRKLYLAHLIDNDRHNLLSLNKLTGMPRRTLQDAIAALVDLGIECHFIQDGERHDAGYYQISTWGPISSSWVCTHIDELLKLLN; this is translated from the coding sequence GTGAGTGATGTCGTGTCAAAACAGAAAAAGGCGTTTCTTCGAAAGCTCTATCTCGCCCATCTTATCGATAACGATCGGCATAATTTATTGTCTCTAAATAAACTCACCGGAATGCCGAGGCGCACCTTGCAAGATGCCATTGCCGCACTTGTCGATCTAGGTATCGAATGTCATTTTATTCAAGATGGTGAGCGTCATGACGCAGGTTACTATCAAATTAGTACCTGGGGGCCAATAAGCAGTAGCTGGGTTTGCACTCATATTGATGAGCTATTGAAGCTGCTTAACTAG
- a CDS encoding NAD(P)/FAD-dependent oxidoreductase, whose product MKSTLHQSLWFDTLGESMECRAPLTADIEADVAIIGAGYTGLWTAYYLKQKSPSLKIVVVDASVAGEGASGRNGGWLMGSFVGDTHYLAGLSGTGFSQAKRLIQSPIDEVSRVLKQHQVDCDWVHSGNVRVAARYPEQLQALRAEIALLHRQGFTEQDYRWLEGCEFNQAINMRKGAAAIYTPHCATIHPLKLVRGLARIVESLGVTLYEHSPVTAFGSGLVKCETGSIRADIIVPALEGYQAEVSQLGRYTLPVQSLLIATEPLSESLWQQIGLADRATFSDAARQVTYGQRSKDNRLVFGARGGYRFGGETQTQFATGSDAFAWRARLMVDLFPALKDINITHRWGGTLAMARKFAPHAIFDKRNGIALVGGYGGEGVGASNLFARTLSDLILERETELSHMPWAHLSEIKQVLTPWEPEPFRWLTYQLINKIFSWEERLCLQSNPSSLQKRIAIQLAQRLDSLMH is encoded by the coding sequence ATGAAGAGTACGCTTCATCAGAGTTTATGGTTTGATACCTTAGGTGAGTCAATGGAGTGTCGCGCGCCATTGACTGCAGATATAGAGGCCGATGTGGCCATTATTGGTGCTGGTTATACAGGGCTTTGGACCGCGTACTACCTAAAACAGAAATCGCCATCCCTAAAGATTGTAGTCGTCGATGCTTCGGTTGCTGGAGAGGGCGCATCAGGCCGCAATGGTGGCTGGCTGATGGGCAGCTTTGTTGGTGACACTCATTACCTTGCAGGCCTTTCTGGCACAGGCTTTTCTCAAGCAAAACGGTTAATTCAAAGTCCCATAGATGAAGTGTCAAGGGTACTTAAACAACATCAAGTGGACTGCGATTGGGTTCATAGCGGTAATGTGCGCGTTGCCGCCCGTTATCCCGAGCAACTTCAAGCACTGCGGGCTGAAATAGCGCTATTACATCGACAAGGATTTACCGAGCAGGATTATCGCTGGTTGGAGGGCTGTGAGTTCAATCAAGCGATCAATATGCGTAAAGGTGCTGCGGCGATCTATACCCCTCACTGCGCTACCATTCATCCGCTGAAGCTGGTGCGAGGTCTTGCACGTATCGTTGAATCTCTGGGGGTCACTCTATATGAGCATAGCCCTGTAACTGCATTTGGCAGCGGCCTGGTAAAGTGTGAAACAGGGTCTATTCGCGCCGATATTATTGTGCCCGCGCTCGAAGGTTATCAAGCCGAGGTGAGTCAATTAGGGCGCTACACTCTGCCTGTTCAAAGTTTATTAATCGCCACAGAACCACTGAGCGAGAGTCTATGGCAGCAGATAGGTTTGGCGGATCGCGCCACTTTTAGCGATGCGGCTCGGCAGGTGACTTATGGTCAGCGAAGTAAAGATAACCGTTTGGTGTTTGGTGCCCGCGGCGGCTATCGTTTTGGTGGTGAGACTCAAACTCAGTTTGCGACTGGCAGTGACGCATTTGCTTGGCGAGCGAGGTTAATGGTCGATCTTTTCCCTGCACTTAAAGATATTAATATCACTCATCGCTGGGGCGGCACGCTTGCGATGGCGAGAAAGTTTGCCCCCCATGCCATCTTCGATAAGCGGAATGGTATCGCACTTGTTGGTGGTTATGGCGGCGAAGGTGTCGGGGCGTCCAACCTGTTTGCCCGAACCTTAAGCGATCTTATTCTTGAGCGTGAAACTGAGTTATCCCATATGCCTTGGGCGCATTTGAGTGAGATAAAACAAGTATTAACCCCTTGGGAACCTGAGCCATTTCGCTGGTTAACTTATCAATTGATTAATAAGATTTTTAGCTGGGAGGAGCGCCTGTGCCTGCAATCGAACCCGTCAAGCCTGCAAAAGCGTATCGCGATCCAGTTAGCCCAGCGCCTAGATAGCTTGATGCACTAA